Proteins co-encoded in one Xanthomonas campestris pv. badrii genomic window:
- a CDS encoding DHA2 family efflux MFS transporter permease subunit: MSSSVSEAGAMPPSYPDYRIISLILACAIFMEQMDATVLATALPTLARDFGVAAPAMSIAMTSYLLALAVLIPASGAIADRFGLRRVFGASIWVFVGGSILCSLADSLPTMVAARVLQGAGGAMMAPLGRLILLRTVERRHLVSAMAWTLVPAFIGPMLGPPLGGFFVSYLDWRWIFYINVPIGIAGFLLMRRFIPEIPSESMPARFDLRGFVLCGTALGCLLFGLEMVSQHDGLGVASWLLAIGASSAIGYLWHARHHPAPLLDLTLLRIDSFRLSVIGGALMRITQGAHPFLLPLLFQIGFGFSAAHSGRLILATALGALLMRSITPQLLRRFGYRNSLIGNGVLASLGYMVCALFRPDWPPALMFGLLLCCGAFMSFQFAAYNTIAYENVPTARMSRASSLYTTLQQLMLSVGVCAGAMILNLAMLAGGHPQPRQGDFSLAFCVVSLISLSATWWHVRFDKHAGQEMSGHRA; this comes from the coding sequence ATGTCCTCCAGTGTGTCCGAGGCCGGCGCCATGCCGCCGTCCTACCCCGACTACCGCATCATTTCGCTGATCCTGGCCTGCGCCATCTTCATGGAGCAGATGGACGCCACCGTGCTGGCGACCGCGCTGCCGACCCTGGCGCGCGACTTCGGCGTCGCCGCACCGGCCATGAGCATTGCCATGACCAGCTACCTGCTGGCATTGGCGGTGCTGATCCCGGCCAGCGGCGCCATCGCCGACCGCTTCGGCCTTCGCCGGGTGTTCGGCGCCTCGATCTGGGTGTTCGTCGGCGGCTCGATCCTGTGTTCGCTGGCCGACAGCCTGCCCACCATGGTGGCCGCCCGCGTATTACAAGGCGCCGGCGGCGCGATGATGGCGCCGCTGGGCCGGCTGATCCTGCTGCGCACGGTGGAGCGCCGCCACCTGGTGTCGGCGATGGCGTGGACGCTGGTGCCGGCCTTCATTGGCCCGATGCTGGGCCCGCCGCTGGGCGGGTTTTTCGTCTCGTACCTGGATTGGCGCTGGATCTTCTACATCAACGTGCCGATCGGCATCGCCGGTTTCCTGCTGATGCGCCGCTTCATCCCGGAGATTCCCAGCGAATCGATGCCGGCGCGGTTCGACCTGCGCGGCTTCGTGCTGTGCGGCACCGCGCTGGGCTGCCTGCTGTTCGGCCTGGAGATGGTCAGCCAGCACGACGGTCTTGGCGTGGCCAGCTGGCTGCTGGCGATCGGCGCCAGCTCGGCCATCGGCTATCTGTGGCATGCACGCCACCACCCCGCCCCGCTGCTGGACCTGACCCTACTGCGGATCGACTCGTTCCGGTTGTCGGTCATCGGCGGCGCGTTGATGCGTATCACCCAGGGCGCGCACCCGTTCCTGTTGCCGCTGCTGTTCCAGATCGGCTTCGGCTTCAGCGCCGCGCACAGCGGCCGGCTGATCCTGGCCACCGCGCTGGGCGCGCTGCTGATGCGCAGCATCACCCCGCAACTGCTGCGCCGCTTCGGCTACCGCAACAGCCTGATCGGCAACGGCGTGCTGGCCAGCCTGGGCTACATGGTCTGCGCGCTGTTCCGCCCCGACTGGCCACCGGCGCTGATGTTCGGCCTGCTGCTGTGCTGCGGCGCGTTCATGTCGTTCCAGTTCGCCGCCTACAACACCATCGCCTACGAAAACGTACCCACCGCGCGCATGAGCCGCGCCAGCAGCCTGTACACCACGCTGCAGCAGTTGATGCTGTCGGTCGGCGTCTGTGCTGGAGCGATGATCCTCAACCTGGCGATGCTGGCCGGCGGTCACCCCCAGCCCCGGCAAGGCGACTTCTCGCTGGCGTTCTGCGTGGTCAGCCTGATCTCGCTCAGCGCCACCTGGTGGCACGTGCGCTTCGACAAGCATGCCGGCCAGGAAATGAGTGGGCATCGGGCGTAA
- a CDS encoding IS3 family transposase: MASIQQGLKEDGFDVSMVKLCRWFGVPRRSVYYTPRKAAPKVKPELAEPIKAMIEAEPSFGYRTVAGLLRMNKNTVQRIFQIKGWQVRKRAVGKRPRIEALPSVASAPNQRWATDLCRIWGGKDGWLSLALVIDCHTRQLLGWQLSRTGRASTAVAALEQALITRFGTLGKVKEPFLLRSDNGLVFTSRDYTRLVAGYGMKQEFITPHCPQQNGMVERVIRTLKEQCVHRHRFESLAHALRVISDWIGFYNRQRPHQALNMMTPDQAYAATLTT, translated from the coding sequence ATGGCCTCGATCCAGCAGGGCCTGAAGGAGGACGGGTTCGACGTCTCGATGGTCAAGCTGTGCCGCTGGTTCGGTGTACCACGGCGCAGCGTGTACTACACGCCGCGCAAGGCAGCGCCGAAGGTGAAGCCAGAGCTGGCCGAACCGATCAAGGCCATGATCGAGGCCGAGCCGTCGTTCGGGTATCGGACGGTGGCTGGGCTACTGCGGATGAACAAGAACACGGTGCAGCGGATCTTTCAGATCAAGGGCTGGCAGGTGCGCAAGCGGGCCGTGGGCAAGCGACCGCGGATCGAGGCCTTGCCCTCGGTGGCCAGCGCACCGAACCAACGCTGGGCCACCGACCTGTGTCGGATCTGGGGCGGTAAGGACGGCTGGCTGAGCCTGGCCCTGGTGATCGATTGCCATACCCGGCAATTGCTGGGCTGGCAGCTCTCGCGCACGGGCAGGGCCAGCACCGCCGTGGCGGCCTTGGAGCAAGCACTGATCACCCGCTTCGGCACGCTGGGCAAGGTCAAGGAGCCGTTCCTGCTGCGCTCGGACAATGGCCTGGTCTTCACCAGCCGCGACTACACCCGCCTGGTCGCTGGCTACGGCATGAAGCAGGAGTTCATCACGCCACACTGTCCCCAGCAGAACGGGATGGTCGAGCGCGTCATACGCACGCTCAAGGAACAGTGCGTCCATCGGCACCGGTTCGAGAGCCTGGCCCACGCCTTGCGCGTCATCAGCGACTGGATTGGGTTCTACAACCGGCAGCGCCCGCATCAGGCACTGAACATGATGACGCCTGACCAAGCCTATGCCGCTACATTAACCACCTGA
- a CDS encoding DUF1153 domain-containing protein: MSAVMDEEQIKRWTARRKSALVLEIIQGKTTVALASRQFDLTPNEIEGWVEEGKRGLENALRAKPEDVREQYERQLKELQEAYGEAMLELRARKKLAALLGKDES, translated from the coding sequence ATGAGTGCAGTAATGGACGAAGAACAGATCAAGCGCTGGACGGCCCGGCGCAAGTCGGCGCTGGTGCTGGAGATCATCCAGGGGAAGACGACGGTGGCCTTGGCCAGCCGGCAGTTCGACCTGACGCCCAATGAGATCGAAGGCTGGGTCGAGGAAGGTAAGCGCGGCCTGGAGAACGCGCTGCGGGCCAAGCCCGAAGACGTGCGCGAGCAGTACGAACGCCAGCTCAAGGAGCTGCAGGAAGCCTACGGCGAAGCCATGCTGGAACTGCGTGCCCGAAAAAAATTGGCAGCCCTGCTGGGCAAGGACGAGAGCTGA
- a CDS encoding DUF1629 domain-containing protein, with protein sequence MSTQNKPRKGEFFALTLDSRRPGPGHGVVFKNEKELLTPPKRGLRPPEGGFPPLRETPRLVYVPTEGDMPRDLEGSFGGYWLVSERLKQVFEKVDPQAFEFAETDFRLADGSRGPLYFLCDVVRVLDAVDESASKLKVKTGNEYINGKAYNFGGTVSLAFKREVASSFHAFRLPFSAPGSFVFIDKLMLDSLRRAEIFSAENSGGLWILDSADWLDV encoded by the coding sequence GTGTCTACCCAGAATAAACCGAGGAAGGGCGAGTTCTTCGCCTTAACCCTGGATTCCCGTAGACCTGGCCCAGGCCACGGCGTGGTGTTTAAGAATGAAAAAGAGCTGCTCACCCCCCCGAAACGGGGCCTAAGACCACCCGAGGGGGGATTTCCTCCGCTGCGTGAGACACCTCGCTTGGTCTACGTCCCTACAGAAGGAGATATGCCTCGGGATCTGGAAGGCAGCTTCGGTGGCTATTGGTTAGTGTCCGAGCGACTTAAACAAGTGTTCGAGAAAGTTGATCCGCAGGCATTTGAATTTGCAGAAACCGATTTTCGATTAGCTGATGGCTCGCGAGGACCCTTATACTTTCTATGTGATGTTGTTCGAGTGCTGGACGCAGTGGATGAATCGGCATCGAAATTGAAAGTCAAAACGGGAAATGAATATATAAATGGCAAGGCGTATAATTTTGGAGGAACGGTCAGCCTTGCGTTTAAGAGAGAAGTCGCATCTTCATTTCATGCTTTCCGACTGCCATTTTCCGCCCCCGGCTCATTTGTATTTATAGATAAATTGATGCTGGATTCGCTTCGGAGAGCCGAAATATTCTCTGCGGAAAATTCCGGTGGACTTTGGATACTAGACTCTGCAGATTGGCTTGATGTATAA
- a CDS encoding imm11 family protein encodes MSTQNKPRKGEFYILRSDVRGGGRGHGVEFENEDAVPFSIVDSLPGEDAGLAALKETPRLRYDSRIGDMPDDLDSGFKGYWLVSEPLKQLLEAVDPEGFAFALCDFRLEDGTPGAPHYLCEVVRIIDAIDEEASTVKVLTGYPNGKYYSVMGGAELAFRKDVVGPAHVFMTPYTANAFCDRFLRDTLIAQGFGKSPRTRGVWLIDTCGC; translated from the coding sequence GTGTCTACTCAGAATAAACCGAGGAAAGGCGAGTTCTACATCCTCAGGTCCGACGTGCGAGGCGGTGGTCGCGGGCATGGCGTGGAGTTCGAGAACGAAGATGCGGTGCCGTTTTCCATTGTTGACAGCCTGCCTGGAGAGGACGCGGGCTTGGCCGCACTGAAGGAAACCCCGCGCCTGCGCTACGACAGCCGCATCGGCGATATGCCCGATGACCTTGATAGTGGATTCAAAGGCTACTGGCTAGTCTCCGAACCGCTAAAGCAGCTACTCGAAGCTGTGGACCCCGAGGGCTTTGCCTTCGCGTTATGCGACTTCCGATTGGAAGACGGGACGCCCGGAGCACCGCACTATCTTTGTGAAGTGGTGCGGATTATCGATGCCATCGACGAGGAAGCATCCACCGTCAAGGTGCTTACCGGGTATCCAAATGGCAAATACTACAGTGTTATGGGGGGCGCCGAGTTGGCATTCAGGAAAGACGTGGTCGGGCCCGCGCACGTCTTCATGACACCATATACGGCAAATGCCTTTTGCGACCGGTTCTTGCGCGACACCTTGATCGCGCAGGGATTTGGCAAATCACCCAGGACGCGCGGCGTCTGGCTGATAGACACTTGCGGCTGCTGA
- a CDS encoding NAD-glutamate dehydrogenase — protein sequence MTAKKAASKSSTTSVKPVAERAVPVLATEPQAVTLEPVFAALRKRYPAARQAEVQAFAADFYRRMEEDEFPNHPPEQWAALASDMLEFARSRKAGTVNVRVFNPTLKSHGYESPHTLLQIVNDDMPFLVDSVSMTLSDLGIGVHVLGHPVLRIARDKAGKLTAVGEGKSESLMVLEIDRQPADDMPKVEAAVRKVLGEVRAIVHDWASMREKMVMLADDLATRRLPIDDISRHEAQEFLRWAAADHFTFFGYREYRVEKQDGQDVLAPVEESGLGLMRGHDTSPARPVTTLAAHGLNASAKLKDALILTKTNARSRVHRVGYMDYIGILEFDAKGRIVGEQRFLGLFTSSAYNRRPWEIPLVRQRHEYVMSKSGLTPSSHSGKALRHILETLPREELFQSNEEELYRTAIGILGLQERVRSRMFLRRDKYSRFISALVYIPRERFNTDVRLRIEALLKDALHGEYIDSSVVLGESPLAQLHLIVRPKSGEALEFNTTELESRLAHLLRNWRDALREALVARHGEANGLRMAANFGRALPAGYIEESSIESAVSDVEHLATLDGPDDLHLSLQEIRRDDGMRLDAGEGLRLKLYRQLDDIPLSDAMPMMENMGLRVISERPYRLQVGETPVYIQDFEVESTAGRINAASADASFGEAFERIWNGDAENDGFNRLILAAGLHWRQVALLRGYCKYLLQTAVPFSQAYVEATFTRYPLLARLLVELFEARFDPSTGSETKAQIFAGQERLREELSALAGGDEATLKALEPVLEARGGDRAAQQEATRATLLKLMDRVSSLDEDRILRSFIDVIDATLRTNYYQTDKQGKHGHCISFKLDSALVPDLPKPRPYREIFVYGPRVEGVHLRFGAVARGGLRWSDRREDFRTEVLGLVKAQMVKNTVIVPVGAKGGFYVKRSPVGGDRDAIQAEGIACYKLFIQGLLDITDNIVGGKIVPPPQVVRHDQDDPYLVVAADKGTATFSDIANGLALEHGFWLGDAFASGGSVGYDHKGMGITARGAWESVKRHFRAMDRDCQSQDFSVVGIGDMSGDVFGNGMLLSRHIRLLAAFDHRHIFLDPNPDAAVSFAERDRLFKLPRSSWADYDAKLISAGGGIYPRTLKSIDISAPVREALGLEANVKQLSPNELMNAILKAPVDLFWNGGIGTYVKAASESHADVGDRANNGLRVNGGELRCKVVGEGGNLGLTQLGRIEAAQAGVLLNTDFIDNSAGVDTSDHEVNIKILLNDMVQAKKLTYDARNTLLASMTDEVADLVLWDNYRQNQAISLMERMSVKRLGSKQHFIRTLELQGLLDRQIEFLPSDAELSARKARGQGLTRPELSVLLSYSKLVAFQQLLESDIPEDPYLSKELQRYFPQPLQKKYADAMERHRLKREIIATAVTNTTINRMGATFLMRMQEDTGRTIGEVAKAYTISRETLDARALWTQIDALDGKVPESVQIDALEVIWRLQRSFVRWLLLRPGQMPGITAAVERYHGPFNDIRVASGVLADTQRPLYEASVQEWQDKGLPPALAQQLSELRYLEPAFDIIETARTRKLKPVEVSKVHFRLGDALRLPWLFEQIDALEVNGRWHAVARGVLRDELAAHQRALVGQVLGMPGSTAEDKVANWLARDDSSLRFTLAMLADVAEQKTLDYPTVSVAVQRLGQLAAHGV from the coding sequence ATGACAGCCAAGAAAGCCGCTTCGAAATCGTCCACGACGTCGGTCAAACCGGTCGCCGAACGTGCCGTCCCCGTGCTTGCCACCGAACCGCAGGCGGTCACCCTCGAGCCGGTGTTTGCCGCGTTGCGCAAGCGCTACCCGGCCGCCCGCCAGGCGGAGGTCCAGGCGTTCGCCGCCGACTTCTACCGGCGCATGGAGGAAGACGAATTCCCGAACCACCCGCCCGAGCAGTGGGCAGCGCTGGCGTCGGACATGCTGGAGTTCGCGCGCAGCCGCAAGGCCGGCACGGTCAATGTGCGGGTGTTCAACCCCACCTTGAAGAGCCACGGCTACGAGTCGCCGCATACGCTGCTGCAGATCGTCAACGACGACATGCCGTTCCTGGTGGACTCGGTCAGCATGACCCTGTCGGACCTGGGCATCGGCGTGCACGTGCTCGGCCACCCGGTGCTGCGCATTGCGCGCGACAAGGCCGGCAAGCTGACTGCGGTGGGCGAGGGCAAGAGCGAGTCGCTGATGGTGCTGGAGATCGACCGCCAGCCGGCCGATGACATGCCCAAGGTGGAAGCAGCGGTACGCAAGGTGCTGGGCGAAGTGCGCGCCATCGTGCACGACTGGGCATCGATGCGCGAAAAGATGGTGATGCTGGCTGACGACCTGGCCACCCGCCGCCTGCCGATCGACGACATCAGCCGCCACGAGGCGCAGGAATTCCTGCGCTGGGCCGCCGCCGACCATTTCACCTTCTTCGGCTACCGCGAATACCGCGTGGAGAAGCAGGACGGGCAGGATGTGCTGGCACCGGTGGAAGAGTCCGGGCTGGGCCTGATGCGCGGCCACGACACCTCGCCGGCACGCCCGGTCACCACGCTGGCGGCGCATGGCCTGAATGCCTCGGCCAAGCTCAAGGACGCGTTGATCCTGACCAAGACCAATGCACGGTCGCGCGTGCACCGGGTTGGTTACATGGATTACATCGGCATCCTGGAATTCGATGCCAAGGGCCGCATCGTCGGCGAGCAGCGCTTCCTGGGCCTGTTCACCTCAAGCGCCTACAACCGCCGCCCGTGGGAAATCCCGCTGGTGCGCCAGCGCCACGAATACGTGATGAGCAAGTCCGGGCTGACCCCGAGCAGCCATAGCGGCAAGGCCTTGCGCCACATTCTGGAAACGCTGCCGCGCGAGGAGCTGTTCCAGTCCAACGAAGAAGAGCTGTACCGCACCGCGATCGGCATCCTGGGCCTGCAGGAGCGCGTGCGCAGCCGCATGTTCCTGCGCCGCGACAAGTACAGCCGCTTCATCTCGGCGCTGGTGTACATCCCGCGCGAGCGCTTCAACACCGATGTGCGCCTGCGCATCGAAGCCTTGTTGAAGGACGCCTTGCATGGCGAGTACATCGACTCGTCGGTGGTGCTGGGCGAATCGCCGCTGGCGCAGCTGCATCTGATCGTGCGGCCCAAGAGCGGCGAAGCGCTGGAATTCAATACCACCGAACTCGAATCGCGGCTGGCGCATCTGTTGCGCAACTGGCGCGATGCGCTGCGCGAAGCGCTGGTGGCACGGCACGGCGAGGCCAATGGCCTGCGCATGGCGGCCAACTTCGGCCGTGCGCTGCCGGCCGGCTATATCGAAGAGTCCTCGATCGAATCGGCGGTGTCCGACGTCGAACACCTGGCCACGCTGGATGGCCCGGACGATCTGCATCTGAGCCTGCAGGAGATCCGTCGCGACGATGGCATGCGCCTGGATGCCGGCGAAGGTTTGCGTTTGAAGCTGTATCGCCAGCTCGACGACATTCCGTTGTCCGATGCGATGCCGATGATGGAAAACATGGGCCTGCGCGTGATCTCCGAGCGGCCGTATCGGCTGCAGGTGGGCGAAACGCCGGTCTATATCCAGGATTTCGAGGTCGAATCCACCGCCGGCAGGATCAATGCAGCCAGCGCCGATGCCAGCTTCGGCGAAGCCTTCGAGCGCATCTGGAACGGCGATGCCGAAAACGACGGCTTCAACCGCCTGATCCTGGCCGCCGGCCTGCACTGGCGTCAGGTCGCGCTGCTGCGCGGTTACTGCAAGTATCTGCTGCAGACCGCGGTGCCGTTCTCGCAGGCCTACGTCGAAGCGACCTTCACCCGTTACCCGTTGCTGGCACGTTTGCTGGTGGAGCTGTTCGAAGCGCGCTTCGACCCGTCTACCGGTAGCGAAACAAAAGCGCAGATCTTTGCCGGGCAGGAACGTCTGCGCGAAGAGCTCTCCGCGCTGGCAGGCGGCGATGAGGCTACGCTCAAGGCACTGGAGCCGGTGCTGGAGGCGCGCGGCGGCGACCGCGCCGCGCAGCAGGAAGCCACCCGTGCCACGCTGTTGAAGTTGATGGACCGCGTCTCCAGCCTGGACGAAGACCGCATCCTGCGCAGCTTCATCGACGTGATCGATGCGACCTTGCGCACCAACTATTACCAGACCGATAAACAGGGCAAGCACGGCCATTGCATCAGCTTCAAGCTGGATTCGGCGCTGGTGCCGGACCTGCCAAAGCCGCGCCCGTACCGCGAAATCTTCGTGTATGGCCCACGCGTGGAAGGCGTGCACCTGCGCTTTGGCGCGGTGGCGCGTGGCGGCCTGCGCTGGTCGGACCGCCGCGAGGATTTCCGCACCGAGGTGCTGGGCCTGGTCAAGGCGCAGATGGTCAAGAACACCGTCATCGTGCCGGTCGGCGCCAAGGGCGGTTTCTACGTCAAGCGTTCGCCGGTGGGTGGCGACCGCGATGCGATCCAGGCCGAAGGCATCGCCTGCTACAAGCTGTTCATCCAGGGCCTGCTCGACATTACCGACAACATCGTCGGCGGCAAGATCGTGCCGCCGCCGCAGGTGGTGCGTCATGACCAGGACGACCCGTACCTGGTGGTCGCGGCCGACAAGGGCACCGCCACCTTCTCCGATATTGCCAATGGCCTGGCGCTGGAACACGGTTTCTGGCTGGGCGATGCGTTCGCCTCTGGCGGCTCGGTGGGCTACGACCACAAGGGCATGGGCATCACCGCGCGCGGCGCATGGGAATCGGTCAAGCGCCACTTCCGTGCGATGGATCGCGATTGCCAGAGCCAGGATTTCAGCGTGGTCGGCATCGGCGACATGTCCGGCGACGTGTTCGGCAACGGCATGCTGCTCTCACGGCATATCCGCCTGCTGGCCGCGTTCGACCACCGCCACATCTTCCTGGACCCGAACCCGGATGCGGCGGTCTCCTTCGCCGAGCGCGATCGCCTGTTCAAGCTGCCGCGCTCCAGCTGGGCCGATTACGACGCCAAGCTGATCAGCGCCGGTGGCGGCATCTACCCGCGCACGCTCAAATCCATCGATATCAGCGCACCGGTGCGCGAGGCGCTGGGCCTGGAGGCCAACGTCAAGCAGCTCTCGCCGAACGAGCTGATGAACGCCATCCTCAAGGCGCCGGTGGATCTGTTCTGGAACGGCGGCATCGGTACCTACGTCAAGGCTGCCAGCGAATCGCATGCCGACGTGGGCGACCGCGCCAACAACGGCCTGCGCGTCAACGGTGGCGAGCTGCGCTGCAAGGTGGTGGGCGAGGGCGGCAACCTGGGCCTGACCCAGTTGGGCCGCATCGAGGCCGCACAGGCCGGTGTGCTGCTCAATACCGACTTCATCGACAACTCGGCCGGTGTGGACACCTCCGACCATGAGGTGAACATCAAGATCCTGCTCAACGACATGGTGCAGGCCAAGAAGCTCACCTATGACGCGCGCAACACGCTGCTGGCGTCGATGACCGACGAAGTGGCCGACCTGGTGCTGTGGGACAACTACCGCCAGAACCAGGCCATCAGCTTGATGGAGCGCATGAGCGTCAAGCGCCTGGGCTCCAAGCAGCACTTCATTCGCACGCTGGAATTGCAGGGCCTGCTCGATCGCCAGATCGAGTTCCTGCCGTCCGATGCCGAACTCTCCGCACGCAAGGCGCGCGGGCAGGGGCTGACCCGGCCGGAGCTGTCGGTGCTGCTGTCGTATTCCAAGCTGGTGGCGTTCCAGCAGCTGCTGGAATCGGATATTCCCGAAGACCCGTATCTGTCCAAGGAATTGCAGCGCTACTTCCCGCAGCCGCTGCAGAAGAAGTACGCCGATGCGATGGAACGTCATCGCCTCAAGCGCGAGATCATCGCCACCGCGGTCACCAACACCACCATCAACCGCATGGGCGCTACCTTCCTGATGCGCATGCAGGAAGACACCGGCCGCACCATCGGCGAAGTGGCCAAGGCCTACACCATCAGCCGCGAGACGCTGGATGCGCGCGCGCTGTGGACGCAGATCGATGCGCTGGACGGCAAGGTGCCCGAGTCGGTGCAGATCGATGCGCTGGAAGTGATCTGGCGCCTGCAACGTTCCTTCGTACGCTGGCTGTTGCTGCGTCCTGGCCAGATGCCGGGCATCACCGCGGCGGTGGAGCGTTACCACGGCCCGTTCAACGATATCCGCGTTGCCTCGGGCGTGCTGGCCGACACCCAGCGGCCGCTGTACGAAGCCAGCGTGCAGGAATGGCAGGACAAGGGCCTGCCGCCGGCACTGGCGCAGCAGCTGTCCGAGTTGCGCTACCTGGAACCGGCCTTCGACATCATCGAAACCGCACGTACCCGCAAGCTCAAGCCGGTGGAAGTGTCCAAGGTGCATTTCCGCCTGGGCGACGCGCTGCGCCTGCCGTGGCTGTTCGAACAGATCGATGCATTGGAGGTCAACGGCCGCTGGCACGCAGTGGCACGCGGCGTGCTGCGCGATGAACTGGCGGCGCATCAGCGTGCGCTGGTGGGCCAGGTGCTGGGCATGCCCGGCAGCACGGCCGAGGACAAGGTGGCCAACTGGCTGGCGCGCGACGATTCCAGCCTGCGCTTCACCCTGGCCATGCTGGCCGACGTGGCCGAGCAGAAGACCCTGGATTACCCCACTGTGTCGGTAGCGGTGCAGCGGCTGGGGCAGCTGGCTGCGCACGGGGTATAA
- a CDS encoding TetR/AcrR family transcriptional regulator — MTPRSPRAARRSDCDRRIHAAVHTLLAERGMRLSMDAVAERAGCSKQTLYSYYGCKENLLRDVLQDHVQLATVPLGTASGDLREDLLAFALAHLDRLNRPDVLQTCRLVEAESHRFPDQSRQIFHEGVVGMQQRLAHRFEQAMTAGQLRHDDPHFMAELLLSMIVGLDFDRQRFQVPHRAGLAARQQWAQFAVDTFLRAFAAASAAPALAPLTLLTSRP, encoded by the coding sequence ATGACACCTCGCTCCCCCCGTGCTGCCCGGCGTTCGGACTGCGACCGCCGCATCCATGCTGCCGTGCATACCTTGCTTGCCGAGCGCGGAATGCGGCTGAGCATGGACGCGGTGGCCGAGCGCGCCGGATGCTCCAAGCAGACGCTCTACAGCTATTACGGATGTAAAGAAAACCTGCTGCGCGACGTGCTGCAGGACCATGTGCAGCTGGCCACGGTCCCGCTGGGCACCGCCTCGGGCGACCTGCGCGAGGATCTGCTGGCGTTTGCGCTGGCCCATCTTGACCGTCTCAACCGCCCGGATGTGTTACAGACCTGCCGTTTGGTGGAAGCCGAGTCGCACCGGTTCCCCGATCAATCCCGGCAGATCTTCCACGAGGGCGTGGTCGGCATGCAGCAGCGCCTGGCGCATCGCTTCGAGCAGGCGATGACCGCCGGGCAGCTGCGCCATGACGATCCGCACTTCATGGCCGAGCTGTTGCTGAGCATGATCGTGGGGCTGGATTTCGATCGCCAACGCTTCCAGGTTCCCCATCGCGCCGGCCTTGCCGCCAGGCAGCAATGGGCGCAGTTCGCCGTCGACACCTTCTTGCGGGCGTTTGCCGCGGCCAGCGCCGCGCCCGCGCTGGCCCCGCTCACCCTTCTCACTTCAAGACCCTAA
- a CDS encoding efflux RND transporter periplasmic adaptor subunit codes for MIAPLRTFGLALAITVALAACSKPEQQQAPPPPEVSVLEMKPQTLPLERDLVGRLSAFRSADVRARVDGVVLKRLYTEGTDVKEGQPLFQIDPEPLKATLLQAQGQLAAAEATYANAQIAAKRARSLAPQQYVSRADIDNAEATERSSGASVQQARGAVQAARIQLGFASVTSPITGRAGIQRVTEGALVGAGEATLLTTVDQIDPLYVNFAMSSEELAALRQAQSSGNVQLSGDGKSTIDVELGDGTQYPHPGTLDVSAVTVDPSTGAVSLRATLPNPELALLPGAFVTFKASLGQRNNAYLVPQQALQRDATGAYALVLGKDGKVVRKNLTVDGQQKGQWIVTGGVAPGDQVIVDGVQKAKEGEPAKGVQWDPNKPAAGAQPGAPGAAPGAAPAAGQAGDGKAAPAANAADAAAPAAQNQPKQDAAAQPADSQSKQQ; via the coding sequence ATGATTGCCCCGCTCCGCACCTTCGGCCTGGCCCTGGCCATCACCGTGGCGCTTGCTGCCTGCAGCAAGCCCGAACAACAGCAGGCGCCGCCGCCGCCGGAAGTGTCGGTGCTGGAAATGAAGCCGCAGACGCTGCCGCTGGAACGCGACCTGGTGGGCCGCCTGTCGGCATTCCGCTCGGCCGACGTGCGCGCCCGCGTCGACGGCGTGGTGCTCAAGCGCCTGTACACCGAAGGCACCGACGTCAAGGAAGGCCAGCCGCTGTTCCAGATCGACCCGGAACCGCTGAAGGCCACGCTGCTGCAGGCCCAAGGCCAGCTGGCGGCCGCCGAGGCCACCTATGCCAACGCGCAGATCGCCGCCAAGCGCGCGCGCAGCCTGGCGCCACAGCAATACGTCTCGCGCGCCGATATCGACAACGCCGAAGCCACCGAGCGCTCTTCCGGCGCCAGCGTGCAGCAGGCGCGCGGTGCGGTCCAGGCCGCCAGGATCCAGCTCGGCTTCGCCAGCGTCACCTCGCCGATCACCGGTCGCGCCGGGATCCAGCGCGTCACCGAGGGCGCCCTGGTCGGTGCCGGTGAGGCCACCTTGCTGACCACCGTGGACCAGATCGACCCGCTGTACGTGAACTTCGCGATGAGCAGCGAAGAGCTGGCCGCGCTGCGTCAGGCGCAGAGCAGCGGCAACGTGCAGCTCAGCGGCGACGGCAAGTCCACCATCGATGTGGAACTGGGCGACGGCACGCAGTACCCGCACCCCGGCACGCTGGACGTGTCGGCGGTGACGGTGGACCCGAGCACCGGCGCGGTGTCGCTGCGCGCCACCCTGCCCAACCCCGAGCTGGCGTTGCTGCCGGGTGCGTTCGTGACCTTCAAGGCCAGCCTGGGCCAGCGCAACAATGCCTATCTGGTGCCGCAGCAGGCGCTGCAGCGCGATGCCACCGGCGCCTATGCACTGGTGCTGGGCAAGGACGGCAAGGTGGTGCGCAAGAACCTCACCGTGGACGGCCAGCAGAAGGGCCAGTGGATCGTGACCGGCGGCGTGGCGCCGGGCGACCAGGTCATCGTCGACGGCGTGCAGAAAGCCAAGGAAGGTGAGCCGGCCAAGGGCGTGCAGTGGGATCCGAACAAGCCGGCCGCCGGCGCGCAGCCCGGTGCACCGGGCGCTGCCCCGGGTGCGGCACCGGCCGCAGGCCAGGCCGGCGATGGCAAGGCCGCACCGGCCGCCAACGCGGCCGATGCCGCTGCCCCGGCCGCGCAGAACCAGCCCAAGCAGGACGCGGCCGCGCAGCCGGCCGACTCCCAGTCCAAGCAGCAGTGA